A single genomic interval of Neochlamydia sp. AcF84 harbors:
- a CDS encoding SAM-dependent methyltransferase, translating to MQLDKIHSLIQELLQENSFLQAILSSPRDKNFSQKITIRPVSIKNNWRLQFSHQQNQKVIHKNYSVEEGTEKILEALKYYKQALFCTASKDYQILISKKGEATVLYKPASKKATPLPTHNRSKNYLLKENELIPFLQELGVISNLGKVLPGKRDKFCQINRFLEMVQDIVPYFAKDKTLQIVDFGCGKAYLTFALYYYLHFQLKYKVQITGLDLKADVVVQCQNLAHKLGFTHLRFIQGDINAYTANESIDLMVSLHACDTATDAALEKAVRWQAQVIMVVPCCQHELYKQVQCESLEPLLSHGILKERFSALVTEAARAKLLEILGYKTQVIEFIDMEHTPKNLLIRAIRQSNSKAQHAELLKQYYQFKNTLEIKPFLEKCFIQDLMF from the coding sequence ATGCAGCTAGACAAAATACATTCTTTAATTCAAGAGCTTTTGCAAGAAAATAGCTTTTTACAGGCCATATTAAGTTCTCCGCGAGATAAAAATTTTTCTCAGAAAATTACCATTCGCCCTGTTTCTATTAAAAATAATTGGAGATTGCAATTCAGCCATCAGCAAAATCAAAAGGTTATCCATAAAAATTATTCGGTAGAAGAAGGAACAGAAAAAATTCTTGAGGCTTTAAAATATTATAAGCAAGCTCTTTTTTGTACCGCCTCTAAAGATTATCAAATACTTATTAGTAAAAAAGGCGAGGCCACTGTCCTTTATAAGCCTGCCAGTAAAAAAGCTACTCCTTTACCCACCCACAACCGTTCCAAAAATTATCTTCTTAAGGAAAATGAACTCATTCCTTTCTTGCAAGAACTAGGTGTGATCTCTAACTTGGGAAAAGTTTTGCCGGGAAAACGCGATAAATTTTGTCAAATCAATCGTTTTTTGGAAATGGTCCAGGATATTGTGCCTTATTTTGCTAAGGATAAAACTTTGCAAATCGTTGATTTTGGATGTGGCAAAGCTTATCTAACTTTTGCACTTTATTATTATTTACATTTTCAACTCAAGTACAAGGTGCAAATTACAGGATTAGATTTAAAAGCTGATGTTGTAGTCCAATGCCAAAATTTGGCCCATAAATTAGGATTTACTCATCTGCGTTTTATACAAGGGGATATCAATGCTTATACGGCAAATGAATCTATAGATTTAATGGTCTCATTACATGCTTGCGATACAGCTACCGATGCAGCTTTAGAAAAAGCCGTGCGCTGGCAGGCGCAAGTAATTATGGTAGTTCCTTGCTGCCAACATGAGTTATATAAACAGGTGCAATGTGAAAGCTTAGAACCTCTTTTATCCCATGGCATATTAAAAGAACGTTTTTCTGCTTTAGTGACTGAGGCAGCACGCGCCAAGCTATTAGAAATTTTAGGCTACAAGACGCAAGTTATCGAATTCATAGACATGGAACACACTCCCAAAAATCTATTAATTCGTGCGATTCGGCAATCAAACAGCAAAGCTCAGCATGCTGAGCTTTTAAAGCAATACTATCAGTTTAAAAATACTTTAGAAATAAAACCTTTTTTGGAAAAATGTTTTATCCAGGATTTAATGTTTTAA
- a CDS encoding CADD family putative folate metabolism protein, translating to MTQEFLEKIDHQIQDKHLLNHPFYQAWSRGELSKECLVEYAKEYYHHVKAFPRYLSALHSQTEDADTRRHLLNNLIEEEAGLPNHPDLWRCFTQQLGASSEEIEAHHPSPSMQAIIHTFMKSCKNSSTAEGIACLYAYESQIPSICLSKIKGLKEHYGMQEPGHWKYFSVHIEADKEHAAVERKLLGNYANKSNEALIATSVERTLLVLWDFLSSLCTRYQLACSTSKSL from the coding sequence ATGACACAAGAATTTTTAGAGAAAATTGATCATCAAATTCAAGATAAACATTTGCTTAATCATCCTTTTTATCAAGCATGGAGCCGAGGAGAGCTATCTAAAGAGTGCTTGGTAGAATATGCTAAAGAATATTATCATCATGTAAAAGCATTTCCTCGTTACCTTTCCGCTCTTCATTCACAGACAGAAGATGCCGACACAAGGCGCCATCTTCTTAATAATTTAATTGAAGAGGAAGCAGGTTTACCTAACCATCCGGATTTGTGGAGGTGCTTTACGCAGCAATTAGGTGCCAGCTCTGAAGAAATAGAGGCCCATCATCCCTCTCCAAGTATGCAAGCAATAATTCATACATTTATGAAAAGCTGCAAAAACTCTAGCACCGCCGAAGGAATTGCTTGTTTGTATGCTTATGAGAGCCAAATACCCTCTATATGCCTTTCAAAAATTAAAGGTTTAAAAGAACATTACGGCATGCAAGAACCCGGCCATTGGAAATATTTTTCAGTACACATAGAAGCTGATAAAGAACATGCTGCTGTAGAAAGGAAGCTACTGGGAAACTATGCAAATAAAAGTAATGAAGCTTTAATCGCCACCTCTGTCGAGCGTACTCTACTTGTTCTATGGGATTTTTTATCTAGTTTATGCACACGCTACCAGCTGGCTTGTTCAACAAGTAAATCCCTTTAA